The Aptenodytes patagonicus chromosome 18, bAptPat1.pri.cur, whole genome shotgun sequence genome includes the window AGAGCTGTAAGAAATTGAGTGAAAAAGGGACAAGGAGTTAGATGTGTCTAGAAGCACGACAGCTTTGTGCCTCTCTGGCAGTCCCTTCTACTCATCAAATGCAGCCTGTTCAGAGTCTGGGGTCTTCCTTGGTTAAATAGAGAGTGCAAAGTTCAtctgatctttcttttctgtacGTGACAGGTGAGGCTAGGAGAGAAGGAGTTGGGCAGCCCAGAAGATTCGGAGGAGTTGATCACAGTGGATGCTGTTGGCTGttttgaagatgatgatgaggaggaggaggaggaggaagggggaactGGTGAGGAGGAAGACCTTGATGTAGTGCTGATGGAGAATGAGGATTCTGCTGCCAAGCAGGTATGCCTTgcaaaaggagaaggaatgaTCTGAGAATCTGCTGTGGGCTCCTGTGATTTAGTTGGTCTTGGGTGGTTGAGCTCAGGGTTTCAGGAGTCCAGTCAACCTTGCACCCTACAGCAGGAGGGTTGAGGGCTCTGGGGTTCTTCCAGAGCACAGGACAATGCATAAGAGAATCAGGCACTATGTGTGGGACACAGGAGGGTGTTTCTGCTGTGCTGTAGAGCTCCTACTGGTGCCTTCAAACATTACCTTGTGGTTGAGGAGCATAAGCAACATTTATTCAAGGGAAAGAATTTCTGACGGACATTGACATAGTCTCTTTGAATAACCCAGCAGCAGGTTGGTCTCATAGCAAGTATATGTGTGGAGGTTTATCTTGATAAATATCATTTTCCCAGTAGAGAACAGTTACCAAGAAGGAGGTACATGGCTAAGCTACTTCAGGCTTGGAGTGCAAGGGGCATTTTTAACCCTTGCAATGAAGTGGCCTCCTGACATTGGGTTTTGTATCTGACCCTAACCAGATGCTGTGCAGCTCTTTCTGGTATGTGAATCCTCTGTTCTGCTCCCAAGCTTACCAGAAAAATATAAGAGCCCAGGAAGGGAATTGGCATAGATACAGTAGGCACTAATGTTCTTTTGGTTTCCAGACTGGGCTGAAGGAAGTGTCTTTGGAAGATTACGAAGGCAGCGAGAAGTATTGTCCAGACACAGCCTATGGTAAGCAAGCACAGTTAAGCAAAGGCCCACAGAGCCTTCTCCGGCTACATGCTGTATCTGTAAGAGAGGATGGTCTCTACCTACTGCTGTAATGACTTCTTGGGCCATAGTGCTCCAGCATCTGCATTGGACTGGTGCAGGTCACTGCTGCCTGGAGAAAGGGCCAAATGTTGCTTTATTACTGTGTGATAAAACATACGGATGTGATTGATGTTTGTCAGCTGCCTTTTGCTTTGAAGAAGAAAGGACAAGAGCCAGATACCTTACTAAGGTAGGAAATGGAATGAGTAGGGCAGGAGTACTGAAGAAAGTAGGTAGCAAATGAGGGATGCTCTTGAAAGATGGAGCCTGAAAGCATATTGATTAGAATGCTTTCCAACAGAAATGCAGCTTGTATAGAGATACTGAGCAGTACTGACAGTATCGAGCTCTCTGCCAGAGCCCAAACTGTGCATGTTTCCTCTGCTTCAGAACCCCCACGCTCTACCTAGTGGTTATTCAGTCATGTTGCTGGACTGGTGGGCAGCATTGCCTCCAGATGGCTGTCTCTGGTCCCCACCCTGTAAGCGATTCTGACTTCAAACCTCTAACGGCCACTCGTGTTGTGAGgagggcagctctgcagaggctgTTTTGTGCCCAAGGAGAGCTCTGTTTACACCAATCTTCCATATCACTGTAACCTTCCACTATCGTGTGGCAGATGGAATAATGATTCATGCTGTGAATGTTCTCTGCGTGTTCCTCTTGCGCGCCTGCTGTCTTCTGCTTGGTTTGATCCCATTACATTAGATCACATGTTCTCTGTAGTTTTCCAttgtattcttttttcctttttttccccttaatgcTCTGTGTAGTTTCTTTGCTCTGGCAGCCAGATTTCTCTCTGAATATCAACCACACAGCCATTCCATGGTAAGATGAGATATTCAGCAAGTCATCTTGCAAATCCCTGATTAACAGAAGCAAAgctttccacttttctttttctccctcccctccccttcctttttaACATGCTTTCATTATTTGAGTTCCATTCAATGTGATCTGtgatttcccttcccctcccgtTTCGCAGGCCTGGATTTTCTGGTCCCCGTCGCAGGTTACCTCTGCAGGCTGTGTCACAAATTCTACCATAGCGACTCTGCTGCCCGGCTCGCACACTGCAAGTCCCTGATGCATTTTGAGAACTTTCAGGTTAGACCCTTTGGCGATTGCATGGCCTGGCATTTGTTACCCTCGTGCGTGTCTCTTCAGCGAATCCACCACGTTAGCTGTCTTGTCTTCAGTTCATTTCCATCATCCTTGGTGTCCATTGTGCCATAGCTTTCTCCTGGTGTGCTCTGTGTTTGTCTCCCATCACCCCTGTAGATCTAAAACCAGTCCAGTCCTGCTTCCCAGCTACTGCTGCTGTCATCTTGTTGCCCATTTCTGGCTGGAAATCTTCCTCAGAGTGTCTGCTCTGCTTGCTGAACCTGTGGAGTGTGTTGTTCAGTTTAGGCCTCTTCTCTGTTAGACAGATTACTGGTGGGTCAAGATGGGGAAAGAACAAGAGACGGAGGCTGttccttttaaagaaagctgGTACATACGCATCTTTTCATGCGATACTGCAGGAACAGCTGCTTTAGCCAAAATTGTGGGTGTGATTCATCCATGAAGGGGCCTGGTAAAATCAGGTATTCACCTTAGAAATCTGGAAATTTAACATTACAGACTCTATGTGATGGAAGCTACAAGCTGGTGAGAGTCCATTTGGTCCCCAGGGTCAGCCTGCAACAGGAagtcagtctgtctgtctgtctgctacCTTTTCCTAGAAACTCCTTAGCACAAAGCTCTGCCAACTGATGCTGTTCCTTTGCTTTACTGGCTCGACCTAAAGAAGCCATATTGCCCCTTGCTGCTTTCGTATCTAGAAGCTTTTCCTACTGGGCTGGCCTGGAATCTGCCTCCATCGTTCTGTCCTTGTTGACTTGCCAGGGGGTGAGGGGCCTGGATTAGTACCTTGTGGTGGATACGCAGGGCTTGCACTGTCTCTGCCCTTTCCCGTGACCACTGCCTGCGCCCTGCCTGTGCAGGAGAGCAGTATTCCCTGACCCTGGCAAGGAGGGAGGCTCCCACACTGACTTTGTCCTCTGCCTGCACCCAAAACCTGCTCCAGCAAAAGCCATTGTGGTTCCCTACCGGAGATGTATCCAGCTTTcgttagtgtttaaaaaaaaaaaaaaaatcttagtgtttTTGTGCTAGTCTTCAGACAGGTTAACTATTCCTAGTCAACCATCACTGCCTCCAGAAAGGGTGGGGTGCTGCAGCCAGCAGTGCTAAGCCAGCACTTAGAGCAGTGGATTTGGAATGGCAAGTAGCAGGAGAAGAACGCAGCTGTTCCTTCGTGGTTGCTCATCCTTTCCCACTCCTGCAACTAGTCATTTCAGGAGTGAAGGAATCAGCCTTGCAGTTTTCCTGGCTTATTTTAGATCAGCTTAGAGAGAAACTGCAGCAGCGGTGCGTATGCCTCCCTTTTGGCCCACTTAGAGCTGAAATCAAACGCTCTTCAAACGGATACCAGAGTGACCTGGAGGGATTATTTATGCCAAGAGTCCAACCTTAAATATCTGCAGGCAGATAACTATTATTCTTGGCTGCCTAGGTGCCTTGGGGTTGTCATAGTCTGAGTTAAATCATTGCCAGTTTCTGGAGTACTCTCAGAGTAGCTCAGCAGAGGGTTTCAAAGCAGAGAATTGTCTGCTGGTGAGGCAGTTCACAGCATCACCCTGAAAACAAATTGGCATGCTTGCACCTGGTTTAGTTTGGGTACAACATTATGACTCGACTGATCTAGTTCCAATGTGTTATGATACTGCGCAGATCCCATTATTTGAGGACAGGGAAAGAGCAAGCCTGCAATGATAAACTGAATTACAATGTAAAGCTGCCTGTTTAATGTGCTATAATTTCACATTGCAGACTACAGTAGCACTGCTTAAGGCAGTGGTGAAAGCCAGTGCGCTCAAAATAGTTTCCTTAAATTGTCAGGTCTGATGCTAGTGCCAGTTCAAGGGACCCTTTAGCAGAAAGCTGAAAGTGAGTTGATTGTGGAGGGAACTGTTGTGGAAAAGAGGGAGCTTTGTTTTATTCCTTTAGTTCATGCTCTGTCTGGCTCTTGAAGACCAGATTCCTACTGCATGTTAGATAGCTATACAGAGTTGCTGTTTTTCTGAAATCCAGTCTTGAAAATGGCTAGTAGCCATTTTAATCTCTTTACAGACCTCTACTGGTTCATCATGATAGCTAGTGCAAATGAGTCATTTTATCGATGATATGCTTATCTTTATTCTGTAGCGAACCTCAGTAAGTTGTAACAAGAAGATATTCTTGATATCTTAGTGTTCCTGTCCACAGTTTCACTGGCTGCACAGATCGTATCAGCAGAGTGAAAAATCTTAAGCTTTCAACTTAAGTCTTGCTTTAGCTGATAAACATTAAATCACATCTCTGTAGCTGAGGGCAGTGCATAGCTTCATGTATCCAGGGTACATGTCCAGAGTTATGTCTTGGCAGTAGCTGAAGCAAGAGCTGTCACTTGCACTGTTACATCTACAAAGTCCTGAGTCTGACTGAGATTAACAGTTGCCAAAACATGATTTTTGTCTCAGGAGCCACAGGTCTGCCATGCACTCGCTCAAGTAATGCGAGAGGGACTTCAATTTTTAATATCGACACTTTTCCTCACAGGAGCTGACACTTCTCTGCTTGAAAGCCCCAGCAGCCAGGCCAGGAGAGCTGCCGAGACAAGTCGTGCCCCTGCAGATTCTAGCTGCCACTCACCACTGTTTTTGTACAGGTTTTCCTGGACCAGCTGCTACTTGCTGCAGTGACAGTAGCTGAGCTGGGCTTGTCTCTCACGTTGGTCTGTTTGTATTTGCAGAGATACAAGGCAGCGAGGCATCGTGCCACAGCTGCCTACCCCGAGGCTCCTTTGCATTCCCAGGGCTCCAGCTCCCAATTGCTGGATGATCTGAAACAGCCTCCTGCTACAACAGCAGATATCAGCAAGAAGATGAATGATGATCATGGGATAGACAAGGAGGGTACAGAGCTGTCAGCCCTGCAAGAACAAGCTTCGAGGTCTCCAGAGGGTAAGGGTGAGCTGGCCGCCTCTGTAGCAGAGGGCAAAAGCCTAGCCAGCGTGACTGATGATGTATGTGGAATCATGGTTGTAGAAGAAGAAAATCTACAGGAAGAGAGCAAATCCACTACCACTAGTGCCGATTGCCCACTCCCTGAAGAGAACCGCGCTGTAGGGGAGTTGTTGGGACACGCTGTGTctaaggaggaggaagccagtgCAGCCAGGCAAAGGGAAGGCACAGACGACTGCCAGGATCCAGGGAATGGAGGGGGTTTAGGACAGAATGAGGCAGCAAACACAGGCCAGGAGGCAGCGGCAGAGCCTTCCTCCCTAGGCAAAGGTGAGACAGCCAGTCTTACCTCTGCTGGGTGCAGACGCTCTACTAGGCGCAAACCCAGATAGAGTGGCCTTAAAGGGAGAGCCCTTTACATATGATATTtgctggaaatgtttattttctgagtCTTTTAATAGAGCAAAAACCTTCAACTttactgctgtttttattttaagaataaaataagccTGGCTTTAGCGTGTCTAATACAGGATGGTGTTGGTTATTACTTGTACAGTTGGGATGGATACAGCAATTATGTGGAAAGACTGAGGCTTGGATTGTTCAACTTGAAAGATGGTAATGTGACTTCCACAGGGCACAAAGTTAATGAAGTAGATGGATGCAGACTTATTTTTCACTAAGAATTCTTTGTAGTTCCTCTCTTGTTTCCTTTCTAGGCAGAGGAAAAGTTTATCTCTTGGGAGACAGTGTGCCCAGTTCTGGTCCTCAGAACAGTTTCCTTTCAAAGGTGCACACTCTTGGACAAGCAGTGTCCCAAGCTAGGCAAGAATGTGCATCTTGGTCCTTTGTTGACACTACAAGGCTTCATACAGTCTGTTCTCACAGTGGAGACTCTCAGGAAcaaattttgtttcaaactgattttaataaaacagatttcttaTAAATAACTTCTTTAACTTTCAAAAAAACTCCTTTAACTCTACAGAAGTAGAATAGTAAGACTTGCTTCACAGTGCTGGCCCCAGGCCGTCCTGACAAGATCACAAAGTTTCAGACCAGAATGCTCGTGTGTAATGTACCGGGAGGACTCTGCTCACAGCCCACGGCAGGCAGGCCCCTGTCTCTTTGCTCTGCATAGCTAATGCTGTGGGGGGGGCTAACCAGGCTGCTCTGCCTCTCTCTAAAGCCCGAGTCCTTAATGGCAGCTTAAGGAGTTAGGCAGCTTCCAATTATAACAGTCAAAAACATCACCCTGGTAGCTTGTCTTGGAAGGGGACAGAAGAGTCCAGTGATCTGGGACCATCTGCCAGTATTTCTTACATCACAGTTAATGTGAATAATGGGGAAGCTGTAGTTTCAAGGCAGGAGCTGGTCTAGGACCCCCCTCTCAAAGTCTGTCACTAGAGTTACACTTTGGGGCAAGCCCAGAGTCAGGACAGCCCTGCCTACTGTGCTTTTTGAGGGAAGAGGCTAGAGCCATAACACTCTTGCTTGGATTTAGCAGCGCAAAAGAGCAGAgatcattttttctctttgtgaagAGGGCCTGCTTGCGAACAACCTGCATGGCATCAGGTTTCCTACAACCAGCTTTAACCAAGTGTCAGTGCCAGGCTCATGTTGGGGAGCGAAAAGAACCAACTCTCCTACATCCATCTGTGTGCTTTTGCACCTATCACACagctaaagaaaaacagaacatgtaGGTGAATGGCAGGACACAACCACAGGAAGGAACAAGTAACAGGCACGAGGTACCTCTTCTACTCAAGTTTTACATTAAATCGGTGACCAGTAAATGTCCCCTTAGTGATACCAACTGAGAGTTTGTGGCCAGCATACTAGACAGGAGGCTGTGATCCCTGCACACCAGCTTCCATGTTCTGCTGCTCGCTCTGCTGCTGGAACTCTAGGCGGGTCTGGCGGTTGGACTCCAGCAGTTCTTTCAAGCAGGCGTGTAGATAATCGTTCTTCTCCTCCAGGTGATCCAAGCAGGAGTTGATCTGGTCCAGCATGGAGTTTATTGCTGCATATTCTAAAAGGAAGGGACATGAGAGACTGAACAATGTAAGTATATTGTCACTGCAGTCAGTGAAGGCAGCAAGAGCTCTTGCAAAACATGCCCACAGCATTTTGGCTGTGCCTTATCTGCCGCTGGGTGCATGAAGTAAAATGCAACTGAATCCTGCGTGTGTTGTGTTCACCGATCAAACGAGACCAATAGGAAGCTGGAGGACTGGTAACAAGATCTAAGGCAAGGTACCTGTTCTGCGCATATCTGACAGCCATACATAAATAGCTGACCACAGGCTGAGCGCTAGCGCGCAACGGTCCGCAT containing:
- the BBLN gene encoding bublin coiled-coil protein, translated to MSGPNGEPHVPVGGAGGDDDDDDGDSFGEEEYAAINSMLDQINSCLDHLEEKNDYLHACLKELLESNRQTRLEFQQQSEQQNMEAGVQGSQPPV